A single genomic interval of Camelina sativa cultivar DH55 chromosome 11, Cs, whole genome shotgun sequence harbors:
- the LOC104716105 gene encoding aminoacylase-1 isoform X1: MAMMNLLLLLLLLLLAVLHLCLLSAVAGDDAIVSRFQEYLRINTVQPNPDYYKAVDFIISQAKPLSLESQTIELVKGKPLLLLKWVGSDPTLPALLLNSHTDVVPFEESKWTHHPLQAHVDHTTGNIYARGSQDMKCVGMQYLEAIRKLQSSGFHPLRSVYLSFVPDEEIGGHDGAEKFAESDFFKTLNIAIVLDEGLPSPTESYRVFYGERSPWWLVIKAKGPPGHGAKLYDNSAMENLLKSIESIRRFRASQFDLLKAGGTAEGDVVNINMVFLKAGTPSPTGFVMNLQPSEAEAGFDIRIPPSVDAEALERRLVEEWAPASRNMSFELGQFKQKLTGKQFLTAADDSNPWWGLLENAVKEAGGRTSKPEIFPASTDARYFRKAGVPAFGFSPISNTPSLLHDHNEYLGKAEYLKGIDLYVSIIKAYASYESKSGSRDEL; this comes from the exons ATGGCCatgatgaatcttcttcttcttcttcttcttcttcttctcgctgTTCTTCATCTTTGCCTCCTTTCTGCGGTGGCCGGCGACGATGCGATCGTCTCCAGATTCCAGGAGTATCTCCGAATCAACACGGTTCAACCCAACCCGGACTACTACAAAGCCGTTGACTTTATAATATCTCAGGCAAAACCCCTCTCCCTCGAATCTCAGACGATCGAACTCGTCAAGGGAAAGCCGCTTCTCCTCCTCAAATGGGTTGGCTCCGACCCGACCCTCCCTGCCCTTCTCCTCAACTCCCACACCGATGTCGTTCCCTTCGAGGAGTCCAAGTGGACCCACCACCCTCTCCAAGCTCACGTCGACCATACCACCGGCAACATCTACGCCAGGGGTTCCCAGGACATGAAGTGCGTCGGGATGCAGTACCTCGAGGCCATTCGCAAGCTCCAGTCTTCTGGCTTCCACCCACTCCGATCCGTCTACCTCTCCTTCGTCCCCGATGAAGAGATCGGCGGCCACGACGGCGCTGAGAAGTTCGCCGAATCCGACTTCTTCAAGACCTTGAACATCGCGATCGTCCTCGACGAAG GCCTGCCATCGCCTACAGAGAGTTACAGAGTATTCTATGGAGAGAGGAGTCCCTGGTGGCTGGTGATTAAGGCTAAAGGTCCACCTGGCCATGGTGCCAAGCTCTATGATAACTCTGCCATGGAGAATCTCCTCAAAAGCATTGAGAGTATTCGCAGATTCAGAGCTTCCCAGTTTGATCTGCTCAAAGCTGGCGGCACTGCTGAAGGCGATGTCGTCAACATTAACATGGTCTTCCTCAAGGCTGGCACACCTTCTCCAACT GGTTTCGTAATGAATCTGCAACCATCTGAGGCAGAAGCTGGTTTCGACATTCGTATTCCACCCAGCGTTGATGCTGAAGCACTCGAAAGACGTTTGGTGGAGGAATGGGCTCCAGCATCACGAAACATGTCCTTTGAG CTGGGGCAGTTCAAGCAGAAGCTTACGGGGAAGCAGTTCCTCACAGCAGCAGATGATTCAAATCCGTGGTGGGGGCTCTTGGAAAATGCTGTTAAGGAAGCCGGAGGTAGGACCAGTAAGCCTGAGATATTCCCTGCATCAACGGATGCTCGCTACTTTCGCAAGGCTGGCGTGCCTGCGTTTGGGTTCTCTCCCATATCAAACACTCCCAGTTTGCTTCATGACCACAATGAG TATCTGGGGAAAGCTGAGTACTTGAAGGGCATTGACCTGTATGTTTCAATCATCAAAGCATATGCATCTTATGAAAGCAAAAGTGGTTCACGAGATGAGTTATGA
- the LOC104716105 gene encoding aminoacylase-1 isoform X2, producing MAMMNLLLLLLLLLLAVLHLCLLSAVAGDDAIVSRFQEYLRINTVQPNPDYYKAVDFIISQAKPLSLESQTIELVKGKPLLLLKWVGSDPTLPALLLNSHTDVVPFEESKWTHHPLQAHVDHTTGNIYARGSQDMKCVGMQYLEAIRKLQSSGFHPLRSVYLSFVPDEEIGGHDGAEKFAESDFFKTLNIAIVLDEGLPSPTESYRVFYGERSPWWLVIKAKGPPGHGAKLYDNSAMENLLKSIESIRRFRASQFDLLKAGGTAEGDVVNINMVFLKAGTPSPTGFVMNLQPSEAEAGFDIRIPPSVDAEALERRLVEEWAPASRNMSFELGQFKQKLTGKQFLTAADDSNPWWGLLENAVKEAGGRTSKPEIFPASTDARYFRKAGVPAFGFSPISNTPSLLHDHNEYLGKAEYLKGIDLYVSIIKAYASYESKSGSRDEL from the exons ATGGCCatgatgaatcttcttcttcttcttcttcttcttcttctcgctgTTCTTCATCTTTGCCTCCTTTCTGCGGTGGCCGGCGACGATGCGATCGTCTCCAGATTCCAGGAGTATCTCCGAATCAACACGGTTCAACCCAACCCGGACTACTACAAAGCCGTTGACTTTATAATATCTCAGGCAAAACCCCTCTCCCTCGAATCTCAGACGATCGAACTCGTCAAGGGAAAGCCGCTTCTCCTCCTCAAATGGGTTGGCTCCGACCCGACCCTCCCTGCCCTTCTCCTCAACTCCCACACCGATGTCGTTCCCTTCGAGGAGTCCAAGTGGACCCACCACCCTCTCCAAGCTCACGTCGACCATACCACCGGCAACATCTACGCCAGGGGTTCCCAGGACATGAAGTGCGTCGGGATGCAGTACCTCGAGGCCATTCGCAAGCTCCAGTCTTCTGGCTTCCACCCACTCCGATCCGTCTACCTCTCCTTCGTCCCCGATGAAGAGATCGGCGGCCACGACGGCGCTGAGAAGTTCGCCGAATCCGACTTCTTCAAGACCTTGAACATCGCGATCGTCCTCGACGAAG GCCTGCCATCGCCTACAGAGAGTTACAGAGTATTCTATGGAGAGAGGAGTCCCTGGTGGCTGGTGATTAAGGCTAAAGGTCCACCTGGCCATGGTGCCAAGCTCTATGATAACTCTGCCATGGAGAATCTCCTCAAAAGCATTGAGAGTATTCGCAGATTCAGAGCTTCCCAGTTTGATCTGCTCAAAGCTGGCGGCACTGCTGAAGGCGATGTCGTCAACATTAACATGGTCTTCCTCAAGGCTGGCACACCTTCTCCAACT GGTTTCGTAATGAATCTGCAACCATCTGAGGCAGAAGCTGGTTTCGACATTCGTATTCCACCCAGCGTTGATGCTGAAGCACTCGAAAGACGTTTGGTGGAGGAATGGGCTCCAGCATCACGAAACATGTCCTTTGAG CTGGGGCAGTTCAAGCAGAAGCTTACGGGGAAGCAGTTCCTCACAGCAGCAGATGATTCAAATCCGTGGTGGGGGCTCTTGGAAAATGCTGTTAAGGAAGCCGGAGGTAGGACCAGTAAGCCTGAG ATATTCCCTGCATCAACGGATGCTCGCTACTTTCGCAAGGCTGGCGTGCCTGCGTTTGGGTTCTCTCCCATATCAAACACTCCCAGTTTGCTTCATGACCACAATGAG TATCTGGGGAAAGCTGAGTACTTGAAGGGCATTGACCTGTATGTTTCAATCATCAAAGCATATGCATCTTATGAAAGCAAAAGTGGTTCACGAGATGAGTTATGA
- the LOC104720736 gene encoding uncharacterized protein LOC104720736 — protein MEECMRKLALWHTRTFKPVMTHDELEPIMSTMGFIPQDHQEDSLGFKEYVFLSSPTTNHPRPRLPYPHIDGLHITTYQAFIDALAFFLDVSDLFHVRGMPLQRVKDKNRKWCRMEDDDTAVFVYRDGTLDKSSHNLSRQESSSYTHVLIHHKPLPHCTLLPLKDITVWV, from the exons atggaggagTGTATGAGGAAACTGGCCTTGTGGCACACGAGAACCTTCAAGCCGGTTATGACCCACGACGAGCTCGAACCGATCATGTCCACCATGGGCTTCATCCCCCAGGACCACCAGGAGGACTCTTTAGGTTTCAAAGAGTACGTTTTCCTCTCTTCTCCCACCACCAACCACCCCAGGCCCAGGCTCCCCTATCCCCACATCGACGGCCTTCATATCACCACCTACCAGGCCTTTATCGACGCATTGGCCTTCTTTCTTGATGTCTCCGATCTCTTCCATGTCAG GGGAATGCCGCTCCAACGTGTCAaagataaaaacagaaaatggtGTCGCATGGAAGATGATGATACTGCTGTGTTTGTGTACAGAGATGGAACCTTGGACAAGTCGAGCCACAATTTGAGCAGACAAGAGTCGTCATCATACACACATGTTCTCATCCACCATAAACCCCTACCTCATTGCACTCTTCTTCCCCTTAAAGACATCACTGTTTGGGTTTGA
- the LOC104720739 gene encoding calcium-dependent protein kinase 26, translated as MKHSGGNQACYVLGQKTPSIRDLYSLGHKLGQGQFGTTYMCREISTGREYACKSITKRKLISKEDVEDVRREIQIMHHLAGYKNIVTIKGAYEDPLYVHIVMELCSGGELFDRIIQRGHYSERKAAELIKIIVGVVEACHSLGVMHRDLKPENFLLVNKDDDFSLKAIDFGLSVFFKPGQIFEDVVGSPYYVAPEVLLKHYGPEADVWTAGVILYILVCGVPPFWAETQQGIFDAVLKGHIDFDSDPWPLISDSAKDLIRGMLCSRPSERLTAHQVLRHPWICENGVAPDRALDPAVLSRLKQFSAMNKLKQMALRVIAESLSEEEIAGLKEMFKAMDTDNSGAITFDELKAGLRRYGSTLKDTEIRDLMEAADIDKSGTIDYGEFIAATIHMNKLEREEHLLSAFTYFDKDGSGYITIDELQHACAEQGMSDVFLEDVIKEVDQDNDGRIDYGEFVAMMQKGIAGRTMRKSINMSLRNNAVSQ; from the exons ATGAAGCACAGCGGTGGGAACCAAGCCTGCTATGTTCTTGGTCAAAAGACCCCAAGCATCCGAGATCTCTACTCGTTGGGACACAAACTAGGTCAAGGACAGTTTGGGACGACTTACATGTGCAGAGAGATCTCAACAGGGCGTGAATACGCGTGCAAGTCTATAACAAAACGAAAGTTGATTTCCAAGGAAGATGTGGAAGACGTGCGGAGGGAAATTCAAATCATGCACCATCTGGCTGGTTACAAGAACATTGTCACCATTAAAGGTGCGTATGAGGATCCTTTGTATGTCCACATCGTGATGGAGCTCTGCTCAGGTGGGGAATTATTTGATAGAATTATCCAGAGAGGGCATTACAGCGAGAGAAAAGCAGCTGAACTAATAAAGAtcattgttggtgttgttgagGCTTGCCATTCGCTTGGTGTCATGCATAGAGATCTTAAGCCCGAAAATTTCTTGTTGGTTAACAAGGACGATGACTTCTCTCTTAAAGCCATTGATTTTGGGCTTTCCGTGTTCTTCAAACCAG GTCAAATATTTGAGGATGTCGTTGGAAGTCCGTATTATGTTGCTCCTGAGGTTCTGCTCAAGCACTACGGACCGGAGGCTGATGTGTGGACGGCAGGGGTCATACTGTACATATTGGTTTGCGGAGTCCCTCCGTTCTGGGCAG AAACACAGCAAGGGATATTTGACGCAGTGCTCAAGGGACATATTGACTTTGACTCTGATCCTTGGCCCCTAATATCTGACTCTGCAAAAGACTTGATCCGTGGCATGCTATGTTCCCGGCCGTCTGAGCGACTGACAGCTCATCAAGTATTGC GCCATCCTTGGATCTGTGAAAATGGAGTTGCACCAGACAGAGCACTAGATCCTGCTGTGCTTTCTCGTCTTAAGCAGTTCTCTGCAATGAATAAACTAAAGCAGATGGCTTTAAGG GTTATAGCTGAGAGTCTCTCCGAGGAAGAAATTGCTGGATTGAAGGAAATGTTCAAAGCAATGGACACGGATAACAGTGGAGCGATTACATTCGACGAGTTAAAAGCCGGGTTGCGAAGATATGGTTCTACCCTCAAGGATACTGAGATTCGCGACCTTATGGAGGCT GCAGATATTGACAAGAGTGGGACCATAGATTATGGTGAATTCATTGCTGCAACAATCCATATGAACAAATTAGAGCGTGAGGAACATCTCCTCTCAGCCTTCACGTACTTTGACAAAGATGGGAGCGGTTACATCACAATCGATGAGTTACAGCACGCGTGTGCTGAACAGGGAATGAGTGATGTTTTTCTCGAAGATGTGATCAAAGAAGTCGACCAAGACAAT GATGGAAGGATTGACTACGGAGAGTTTGTAGCTATGATGCAGAAAGGCATTGCTGGAAGAACAATGAGAAAAAGCATAAACATGAGCCTCAGGAACAACGCCGTCTCACAGTGA
- the LOC104720743 gene encoding amino acid transporter ANTL2: MGFENEASSSSYTLKIPPPAREDTPLLGKGPPLSSQFKTFANVFIAVVGAGVLGLPYAFKRTGWLMGVLLLVSVSVLTHHCMMLLVHTRRKLDSFNGVSKSSSSKIGSFGDLGFAVCGSFGRIVVDLFIILSQAGFCVGYLIFIGTTLANLFDPDSPTSLRHQITRLGSDFFGVSSKSLYIWGCFPFQLGLNSIKTLTHLAPLSIFADVVDLAAMGVVIVEDSMIILKQRPDVVAFGGMSLFLYGMGVAVYSFEGVGMVLPLESEMKDKDKFGKVLALGMGFISLIYIAFGFLGYLAFGEDTMDIITSNLGAGLISTVVQLGLCVNLFFTFPLMMNPVFEIVERRFSRGMYSAWLRWLLVLVVTLVALFVPNFTDFLSLVGSSTCCVLGFVLPALFHLLVFKEEMGWMQWSSDTAIVGLGVALAVSGTWSSLNEIFSVKV; the protein is encoded by the coding sequence ATGGGGTTTGAGAACGAAGCTAGCTCCTCCTCTTATACCCTTAAAATACCACCGCCGGCTAGAGAGGACACGCCTCTTCTTGGCAAGGGACCTCCCCTGTCCAGCCAATTCAAGACCTTCGCCAACGTCTTCATCGCTGTCGTCGGCGCTGGTGTTCTTGGTCTTCCTTACGCCTTCAAGCGAACCGGATGGCTCATGGGCGTCCTCCTTCTCGTCTCCGTCTCCGTTTTGACCCATCACTGCATGATGCTCCTTGTCCATACCCGCCGCAAGCTCGACTCTTTCAATGGCGTCTCCAAGTCCTCCTCCTCCAAGATCGGCTCTTTTGGTGACCTTGGATTTGCCGTCTGCGGCTCCTTCGGCAGGATCGTCGTTGACTTATTTATCATCTTATCTCAAGCTGGTTTTTGTGTCGGTTATCTCATCTTCATCGGCACTACTTTAGCCAATCTGTTCGATCCTGATTCCCCCACCAGTCTCAGGCATCAGATTACTAGGCTGGGTTCTGATTTCTTTGGCGTCTCCTCCAAGAGTCTCTACATTTGGGGATGCTTCCCCTTTCAGCTGGGTTTGAATTCCATTAAGACCCTCACTCACTTGGCCCCTCTTAGCATTTTCGCCGACGTTGTTGATCTTGCCGCTATGGGTGTTGTCATTGTTGAGGATTCCATGATTATACTCAAGCAAAGGCCTGACGTGGTTGCCTTTGGCGGTATGTCTCTCTTCTTGTATGGGATGGGCGTCGCTGTCTATTCTTTCGAAGGTGTTGGAATGGTCTTGCCCCTTGAATCCGAGATGAAGGACAAGGACAAGTTTGGCAAAGTCTTGGCACTCGGCATGGGATTCATCTCTCTCATTTACATTGCCTTCGGTTTCCTAGGCTACTTGGCTTTTGGTGAAGACACCATGGACATTATCACGTCAAACTTGGGTGCAGGACTTATTAGCACTGTTGTTCAGCTTGGATTGTGCgtcaacctcttcttcaccttccCCTTGATGATGAATCCAGTCTTTGAGATAGTGGAGAGGCGTTTCTCTCGTGGGATGTACTCTGCCTGGCTGAGATGGCTACTCGTCTTGGTAGTGACTCTTGTGGCTCTCTTTGTGCCAAACTTTACTGATTTTTTGTCCTTGGTCGGCAGCAGCACTTGCTGTGTGTTAGGGTTTGTGTTGCCTGCCTTGTTCCATTTATTGGTCTTCAAGGAAGAGATGGGGTGGATGCAATGGAGTTCCGACACAGCGATTGTGGGACTCGGTGTGGCTCTTGCTGTGTCTGGAACTTGGAGTTCCCTCAATGAGATCTTCTCAGTCAAAGTGTAA
- the LOC104716105 gene encoding aminoacylase-1 isoform X3 has product MAMMNLLLLLLLLLLAVLHLCLLSAVAGDDAIVSRFQEYLRINTVQPNPDYYKAVDFIISQAKPLSLESQTIELVKGKPLLLLKWVGSDPTLPALLLNSHTDVVPFEESKWTHHPLQAHVDHTTGNIYARGSQDMKCVGMQYLEAIRKLQSSGFHPLRSVYLSFVPDEEIGGHDGAEKFAESDFFKTLNIAIVLDEGLPSPTESYRVFYGERSPWWLVIKAKGPPGHGAKLYDNSAMENLLKSIESIRRFRASQFDLLKAGGTAEGDVVNINMVFLKAGTPSPTGFVMNLQPSEAEAGFDIRIPPSVDAEALERRLVEEWAPASRNMSFEFKQKLTGKQFLTAADDSNPWWGLLENAVKEAGGRTSKPEIFPASTDARYFRKAGVPAFGFSPISNTPSLLHDHNEYLGKAEYLKGIDLYVSIIKAYASYESKSGSRDEL; this is encoded by the exons ATGGCCatgatgaatcttcttcttcttcttcttcttcttcttctcgctgTTCTTCATCTTTGCCTCCTTTCTGCGGTGGCCGGCGACGATGCGATCGTCTCCAGATTCCAGGAGTATCTCCGAATCAACACGGTTCAACCCAACCCGGACTACTACAAAGCCGTTGACTTTATAATATCTCAGGCAAAACCCCTCTCCCTCGAATCTCAGACGATCGAACTCGTCAAGGGAAAGCCGCTTCTCCTCCTCAAATGGGTTGGCTCCGACCCGACCCTCCCTGCCCTTCTCCTCAACTCCCACACCGATGTCGTTCCCTTCGAGGAGTCCAAGTGGACCCACCACCCTCTCCAAGCTCACGTCGACCATACCACCGGCAACATCTACGCCAGGGGTTCCCAGGACATGAAGTGCGTCGGGATGCAGTACCTCGAGGCCATTCGCAAGCTCCAGTCTTCTGGCTTCCACCCACTCCGATCCGTCTACCTCTCCTTCGTCCCCGATGAAGAGATCGGCGGCCACGACGGCGCTGAGAAGTTCGCCGAATCCGACTTCTTCAAGACCTTGAACATCGCGATCGTCCTCGACGAAG GCCTGCCATCGCCTACAGAGAGTTACAGAGTATTCTATGGAGAGAGGAGTCCCTGGTGGCTGGTGATTAAGGCTAAAGGTCCACCTGGCCATGGTGCCAAGCTCTATGATAACTCTGCCATGGAGAATCTCCTCAAAAGCATTGAGAGTATTCGCAGATTCAGAGCTTCCCAGTTTGATCTGCTCAAAGCTGGCGGCACTGCTGAAGGCGATGTCGTCAACATTAACATGGTCTTCCTCAAGGCTGGCACACCTTCTCCAACT GGTTTCGTAATGAATCTGCAACCATCTGAGGCAGAAGCTGGTTTCGACATTCGTATTCCACCCAGCGTTGATGCTGAAGCACTCGAAAGACGTTTGGTGGAGGAATGGGCTCCAGCATCACGAAACATGTCCTTTGAG TTCAAGCAGAAGCTTACGGGGAAGCAGTTCCTCACAGCAGCAGATGATTCAAATCCGTGGTGGGGGCTCTTGGAAAATGCTGTTAAGGAAGCCGGAGGTAGGACCAGTAAGCCTGAGATATTCCCTGCATCAACGGATGCTCGCTACTTTCGCAAGGCTGGCGTGCCTGCGTTTGGGTTCTCTCCCATATCAAACACTCCCAGTTTGCTTCATGACCACAATGAG TATCTGGGGAAAGCTGAGTACTTGAAGGGCATTGACCTGTATGTTTCAATCATCAAAGCATATGCATCTTATGAAAGCAAAAGTGGTTCACGAGATGAGTTATGA
- the LOC104720738 gene encoding alpha-1,3-mannosyl-glycoprotein 2-beta-N-acetylglucosaminyltransferase isoform X1 — translation MVRMMTCDFRFLLIPAAFMFIYIQMRLFQTQSQYADRLGSAIESENHCTSQMRGLIDDVSIKQSRIVALEDMKNRQDQELVQLKDLIQTFQRRGIAKLTDGGGQQIPVAAVVIMACSRADYLERTVKSVFKYQIPIASKYPLFISQDGSDQAVKSKALSYNQLTYMQHLDFEPVITERPGELIAYYKIARHYKWALDQLFYKHKFSRVIILEDDMEIAPDFFDYFEAAASLMDRDKTIMAASSWNDNGQKQFVHDPYALYRSDFFPGLGWMLKRSTWDELSPKWPKAYWDDWLRLKENHKGRQFIRPEVCRTYNFGEHGSSLGQFFSQYLQPIKLNDVKVDWKAKDLGYLTEGNYTKYFSGLVRQARPIQGSDLVLKAQNIEADIRIRYRDQPEFERIAGEFGIFEEWKDGVPRTAYKGVVVFRIQTTRRVFLVGPDSVKQLGIRDS, via the exons ATGGTGAGGATGATGACTTGTGACTTCAGATTTCTTCTGATTCCGGCAGCTTTCATGTTCATCTACATCCAG atgAGGCTTTTCCAAACGCAATCGCAGTATGCAGATCGCCTTGGTTCCGCT ATCGAATCAGAGAACCACTGCACTAGTCAAATGCGAGGGCTCATTGATGATGTTAGCATCAAACAGTCACGCATTGTTGCTCTCGAAG ACATGAAGAACCGCCAGGACCAAGAACTTGTGCAGCTTAAGGATCTTATCCAGACTTTTCAAA GAAGAGGAATTGCAAAACTCACTGACGGTGGAGGACAG CAGATCCCTGTGGCTGCTGTAGTGATTATGGCTTGCAGTCGGGCAGACTATCTTGAAAGGACAGTTAAATCTGTTTTCAA ATATCAAATTCCCATCGCTTCAAAGTATCCTCTTTTTATATCTCAG GATGGATCTGATCAAGCCGTCAAGAGCAAGGCGTTGAGCTATAATCAACTAACATATATGCAG CACTTGGATTTTGAACCAGTGATCACTGAAAGGCCTGGTGAACTGATTGCTTACTACAAGATTGCAC GTCACTACAAGTGGGCATTGGACCAGTTGTTTTACAAACACAAATTTAGCCGAGTGATTATACTAGAAG ATGATATGGAAATTGCTCCAGACTTCTTTGATTACTTTGAGGCTGCAGCTAGTCTCATGGATAGGGATAA AACCATTATGGCTGCTTCATCATGGAATGATAATGGGCAGAAGCAATTTGTGCATGATCCCT ATGCACTTTACCGATCAGATTTTTTTCCTGGCCTTGGGTGGATGCTGAAGAGATCGACTTGGGATGAGTTATCACCTAAGTGGCCAAAGGC TTACTGGGATGATTGGCTGAGATTGAAGGAAAACCATAAAGGCCGCCAATTTATTCGACCAGAAGTCTGCAGAACATACAACTTTGGTGAACAT GGGTCTAGTTTGGGACAGTTTTTCAGTCAGTATCTGCAACCTATAAAGCTAAATGATGTGAAG gTTGACTGGAAAGCGAAGGACCTGGGATACCTAACAGAG GGAAACTATACCAAGTACTTTTCTGGCTTGGTGAGACAAGCACGACCAATTCAAGGTTCTGACCTTGTCTTAAAGGCTCAAAACATAGAGGCTGATATTCGTATCCGGTATAGAGACCAACCAGAGTTTGAACGCATTGCAGGGGAGTTTGGTATATTTGAAGAATGGAAG GATGGTGTGCCTCGAACAGCATATAAAGGAGTAGTGGTGTTTCGAATCCAGACTACAAGACGGGTATTCCTGGTTGGCCCAGATTCTGTAAAGCAGCTTGGAATTCGAGACTCCTGA
- the LOC104720738 gene encoding alpha-1,3-mannosyl-glycoprotein 2-beta-N-acetylglucosaminyltransferase isoform X2: MVRMMTCDFRFLLIPAAFMFIYIQMRLFQTQSQYADRLGSAIESENHCTSQMRGLIDDVSIKQSRIVALEDMKNRQDQELVQLKDLIQTFQRRGIAKLTDGGGQIPVAAVVIMACSRADYLERTVKSVFKYQIPIASKYPLFISQDGSDQAVKSKALSYNQLTYMQHLDFEPVITERPGELIAYYKIARHYKWALDQLFYKHKFSRVIILEDDMEIAPDFFDYFEAAASLMDRDKTIMAASSWNDNGQKQFVHDPYALYRSDFFPGLGWMLKRSTWDELSPKWPKAYWDDWLRLKENHKGRQFIRPEVCRTYNFGEHGSSLGQFFSQYLQPIKLNDVKVDWKAKDLGYLTEGNYTKYFSGLVRQARPIQGSDLVLKAQNIEADIRIRYRDQPEFERIAGEFGIFEEWKDGVPRTAYKGVVVFRIQTTRRVFLVGPDSVKQLGIRDS, from the exons ATGGTGAGGATGATGACTTGTGACTTCAGATTTCTTCTGATTCCGGCAGCTTTCATGTTCATCTACATCCAG atgAGGCTTTTCCAAACGCAATCGCAGTATGCAGATCGCCTTGGTTCCGCT ATCGAATCAGAGAACCACTGCACTAGTCAAATGCGAGGGCTCATTGATGATGTTAGCATCAAACAGTCACGCATTGTTGCTCTCGAAG ACATGAAGAACCGCCAGGACCAAGAACTTGTGCAGCTTAAGGATCTTATCCAGACTTTTCAAA GAAGAGGAATTGCAAAACTCACTGACGGTGGAGGACAG ATCCCTGTGGCTGCTGTAGTGATTATGGCTTGCAGTCGGGCAGACTATCTTGAAAGGACAGTTAAATCTGTTTTCAA ATATCAAATTCCCATCGCTTCAAAGTATCCTCTTTTTATATCTCAG GATGGATCTGATCAAGCCGTCAAGAGCAAGGCGTTGAGCTATAATCAACTAACATATATGCAG CACTTGGATTTTGAACCAGTGATCACTGAAAGGCCTGGTGAACTGATTGCTTACTACAAGATTGCAC GTCACTACAAGTGGGCATTGGACCAGTTGTTTTACAAACACAAATTTAGCCGAGTGATTATACTAGAAG ATGATATGGAAATTGCTCCAGACTTCTTTGATTACTTTGAGGCTGCAGCTAGTCTCATGGATAGGGATAA AACCATTATGGCTGCTTCATCATGGAATGATAATGGGCAGAAGCAATTTGTGCATGATCCCT ATGCACTTTACCGATCAGATTTTTTTCCTGGCCTTGGGTGGATGCTGAAGAGATCGACTTGGGATGAGTTATCACCTAAGTGGCCAAAGGC TTACTGGGATGATTGGCTGAGATTGAAGGAAAACCATAAAGGCCGCCAATTTATTCGACCAGAAGTCTGCAGAACATACAACTTTGGTGAACAT GGGTCTAGTTTGGGACAGTTTTTCAGTCAGTATCTGCAACCTATAAAGCTAAATGATGTGAAG gTTGACTGGAAAGCGAAGGACCTGGGATACCTAACAGAG GGAAACTATACCAAGTACTTTTCTGGCTTGGTGAGACAAGCACGACCAATTCAAGGTTCTGACCTTGTCTTAAAGGCTCAAAACATAGAGGCTGATATTCGTATCCGGTATAGAGACCAACCAGAGTTTGAACGCATTGCAGGGGAGTTTGGTATATTTGAAGAATGGAAG GATGGTGTGCCTCGAACAGCATATAAAGGAGTAGTGGTGTTTCGAATCCAGACTACAAGACGGGTATTCCTGGTTGGCCCAGATTCTGTAAAGCAGCTTGGAATTCGAGACTCCTGA